Genomic window (Armatimonadota bacterium):
CCAGCCTTTCCTGCCCCTGCGCCATTCCTTGGCTTCGGTGTGAATAGTATAGACACTACCTCTCCACTTTGCAACCACTTTTAACCACATTTTTTTAAAAGTTTTCCACACGTTATCCAATAAGTCGAAATGAGGGTATTTGTCTACTCTTAAATAGGAAGTTTAAGTAGACATATGTGCATCTTAATTGAAATCTTCTTTCAAAACCGCTGTCCTTAGAAACGACGATGGGCACCATTGTGAGTTCAATGATGCCGCATTTTGAGTTCTGATTTCGTATGGGTGGGAGAATTTCCCAAAAACACTCTCTAGACGAGGTGTTTTCGCTCTCGGAGGTGTTGATTGACCAAAATCGCGACGGACCAAACTCCAGCCGAGATGATGGCTAATGTTGCAAGGAGGGTCACAATCGTAGGCATATCAAGCTCCACTCTGGTCATTCCTTTGGGTCACGCCGGGGAACCTGGTAGCTTCCCCAGAAATCCGCCACAATAGAGATGTGAAGTCATTGCTACTCGACTGTCTTGCCGATCGCGTTCTCGTCTATGACGGAGCGATGGGTACGCAGTTGCAAGCAGCCGGGCTGTCGCCCGACGATTTCGTCCTGAATCCAGCCTTGTTGGGCACGAGTTCTGAGACAATAAAGGCGGTCGCCGCTCGACTCAACGGAGCTTCTCTCGACGGATGCAATGAGCTCCTCAACCTCACCCGGCCCGAAGTTGTTGCCGGCGTTCATGCCTCGTACTTAGAAGCCGGTGCTGACCTTATCGAGACCAACGCTTTCGGCACCATCAGTTACGTGTTAGGTGAGTACGACATTTCAGAACTGGTCTACGACCTCGCACTAGCCTCAGCAAGAATCGCACGCGAGCAAGCCGACCTCTTTTCAACTTCGGCAAAACCACGTTTCGTCGTCGGCGGTATTGGACCTGGTACGAGGCTTGTCTCGCTCGGCCAAGCATCGTTCCAGGATGTTGAGACCAGCTTCTTCGACGGCTTCCGAGGGATGATCGAGGGGGGAGCCGACGCTTTACTTGTCGAGACCACGCAAGACCTCTTGATGGTCAAAGCTTCAATCGTTGCTGCCGAGCGAGCGCTTGCGGCCTGCGAAAAGCGACTACCCGTCTTTGTTCAGGTCACCATGGAGCAGACCGGAACCATGCTCCTTGGGTCAGAAATCGGGGCTGCGCTTAACATGATCGAAGCATTCTCCTCAGTGACCGCCTTTGGGCTCAACTGTGCGACCGGCCCCGTCGAAATGACGCCCCACGTTCGGTTCCTTGGCCAAAACTCAACACGGCCGATTGCCGTTCAGCCCAACGCGGGACTACCAATCATGGAGAAAGGGCAAGCGGTTTACAAACTATCACCTGAGGAGCTCGGTCAACACCATCTGGAGTTCGTTGAGAAACATGGCGTCGCTCTTTGCGGCGGATGTTGCGGAACCACTCCAGCGCACATCAAAGCGATTGCGGAAGCGGTTGGTGGTCACAAACACACTGCGGATGCCCATTGGATTAAGGTTCGGAGCAGTTATCCGGGATTCGACTTCTCGACGCCAGACCCCAAACTTCCGACAGCTAACTCGCTCGTCGGGATTTCTTCGCTCTACCAGTTCCAACCTTACGATCAAGACACGAGTTTCTTGATCATTGGTGAGAAGACGAATGCGAACGGCTCGAAGGCTTTTCGAGAAATGCTGGCCGCCGAGAACTGGGAAGGTCTGACGGAGCTCGCTAGGGAACTTGAGGGCGAAGGTTCGCACGTTCTCGATGTGTGTACTGCCTACGTCGGGCGTAACGAGGAGCGCGACATGCGAACGTTGTTGAGCTATTACAACCGACATATCCAAGTTCCTTTGATGATCGACTCGACTGAAGTGAACGTGATTGAAGCAGCTCTTCAGACCGTCGCCGGGAAGCCGATTGTCAACTCGATCAACTTTGAGGACGGTGAGGAACGAACCAGGAAGGTGCTTGGACTTTGCCGCAAGTATGGCGCCGCGGTGGTTGGGTTAACCATCGACGAGAAAGGAATGGCAAAGTCGGCAGAGGACAAGTTTGCGGTAGCCGAGCGGCTAATCGCTAGGACTCGAGAGTTTGGACTGCCGGACCACGACCTCTTTATCGACACCCTAA
Coding sequences:
- a CDS encoding homocysteine S-methyltransferase family protein; the encoded protein is MKSLLLDCLADRVLVYDGAMGTQLQAAGLSPDDFVLNPALLGTSSETIKAVAARLNGASLDGCNELLNLTRPEVVAGVHASYLEAGADLIETNAFGTISYVLGEYDISELVYDLALASARIAREQADLFSTSAKPRFVVGGIGPGTRLVSLGQASFQDVETSFFDGFRGMIEGGADALLVETTQDLLMVKASIVAAERALAACEKRLPVFVQVTMEQTGTMLLGSEIGAALNMIEAFSSVTAFGLNCATGPVEMTPHVRFLGQNSTRPIAVQPNAGLPIMEKGQAVYKLSPEELGQHHLEFVEKHGVALCGGCCGTTPAHIKAIAEAVGGHKHTADAHWIKVRSSYPGFDFSTPDPKLPTANSLVGISSLYQFQPYDQDTSFLIIGEKTNANGSKAFREMLAAENWEGLTELARELEGEGSHVLDVCTAYVGRNEERDMRTLLSYYNRHIQVPLMIDSTEVNVIEAALQTVAGKPIVNSINFEDGEERTRKVLGLCRKYGAAVVGLTIDEKGMAKSAEDKFAVAERLIARTREFGLPDHDLFIDTLTFTLGSGDEEFRASAMATIDAIAMLKEHYPEVNTVLGVSNVSFGLKPALRQVLNSTFLHFAREAGLTSAIVHASKILPENKIETDVWKLASDLVYDRRVFA